A portion of the Plasmodium gaboni strain SY75 chromosome 5, whole genome shotgun sequence genome contains these proteins:
- a CDS encoding hypothetical protein (conserved Plasmodium protein, unknown function) gives MKFLILLILIYYTYFSHIIKIRKNDIGIIKRRSLKNSVFFKNWNKTKSRQPFFSYNFYLNKQGFILHPYVQKKLENEKRMILRRLKKEDNWNKLYFQNEKNTYNNISLFNRRNKFLINKNEKCFFFFFKEEKKKSDFMKLLAKLPVITINKKLYPKEYSTDYENVLRKFEVTYINYKTRLRSKKEIDIRSIDDLYGQIYDRNILKKQFYFFLYHDDINTCYRILNENRNVLTREESFKILNSLPYIFVNHLKYIYPTAENIDEVLSKLLKTYIFQYANDKNIDYLNFKYKYNELDEYCKKMEQDFLIEKEKRTDERKVVPQSSVDEKLNMDVPKNDNNNSSGEDHNNISINIYDDEENADYEKKYKHMSYDYEIIESTKKYKDLIEKFKKYPENIKLEKVQLLYTKILSMKGNKIYEALRKHESIKKNEERKLYRNARLKVDPNKLTPYVNEPIKYDKKKKIEINKLFEKYVEEKDLKNAALILRKYTNLIDTVQVKSRETMKNFLKLHSYIYTCNKYNEKELAHLRMIYYSTVQKPTIIRKICEVGMREQGENVTHGEVYQKELNRYLKERDELRDERLRKKNINIDEIRDFTSAYPMEWLPVIYRDVFEQIEKEKDEEKNKKPYDKILDKNAFLKKKKEYIKNVFSPSTDIDKTTSQESLSSDPTQNIKKKNKFDFMNETNELKVGRNVINYKKRSKINKKKRKDKSPKEANKKNEDAP, from the coding sequence ATGAAATTTTTGATCCTTCTTATTTTAATTTACTACACATATTTTAGTCATATTATTAAGATACGTAAAAATGATATTGgcattataaaaagaagatcgttaaaaaattctgttttttttaaaaactGGAATAAAACTAAAAGTAGGCaaccttttttttcttataatttttacCTGAACAAGCAAGGTTTTATTCTTCATCCATATGTACAGAAAAAACTAGAAAACGAAAAACGGATGATTTTGAGaagattaaaaaaagaggATAATTGGAATAAgttatattttcaaaatgaaaagaatacatataataatatatcattatttaatagaaggaataaatttttaattaataagaatgagaaatgttttttttttttttttaaagaagaaaagaaGAAATCGGATTTTATGAAGCTGCTAGCTAAATTACCAGTTATTactataaataaaaagttaTATCCAAAAGAATATAGTACTGATTATGAAAATGTATTGAGAAAATTTGAGGTAacttatataaattataagaCAAGATTAAGAAGtaaaaaagaaatagaTATACGTTCAATTGATGATTTATATGGACAGATATATGatagaaatattttgaaaaaacaattttatttttttttatatcatgatgatattaatacatGTTATCgaatattaaatgaaaatagAAATGTATTAACAAGAGAGGaatcttttaaaatattaaattctttaccatatatttttgtgaatcatcttaaatatatatatccaaCTGCTGAAAATATAGATGAGGTATTATCAAAGCTGttaaaaacatatatatttcaatatgcgaatgataaaaatattgattatttgaattttaagtataaatataatgagCTAGATGAGTACTGTAAAAAAATGGAGCAGGATTTTTTAATTGAAAAAGAGAAGAGAACTGATGAGCGAAAGGTAGTACCCCAGTCCTCTGTCGATGAGAAATTAAATATGGATGTGCCAAAAAATGATAACAATAATAGTAGTGGTGAGgatcataataatatatctataaatatttatgacGATGAAGAAAATGCGGATTacgaaaaaaaatacaaacACATGTCATACGATTATGAAATAATCGAATCTACAAAAAAGTACAAAGACTTGATAGAAAagtttaaaaaatatccagaaaacataaaattagaaaaggtacaattattatatacaaaaattttAAGCATGAAAggtaataaaatatatgaagCGCTTCGAAAACATGAAagtataaaaaagaatgaagaaaggaaattatatagaaatgCTCGATTGAAAGTAGATCCTAATAAATTAACGCCTTATGTAAATGAGCCcataaaatatgataagaaaaaaaaaatagaaattaataaattatttgaaaaatatgtaGAAGAGaaagatttaaaaaatgcAGCTTTAATACTTCGAAAATATACAAATCTTATTGATACTGTACAAGTAAAAAGCAGAGAAACTATGAAAAATTTCTTAAAATTacattcatatatatatacatgtaataaatataatgaaaaagaattaGCTCATTTGAgaatgatatattattccACAGTTCAAAAACCAACaattataagaaaaatttGTGAAGTTGGAATGAGAGAACAAGGAGAAAATGTAACACATGGAGAAGTTTATcaaaaagaattaaatagATATTTAAAAGAACGAGATGAATTAAGAGATGAAAGATtaagaaagaaaaatataaatatagatgAAATACGTGATTTTACTTCTGCTTATCCTATGGAATGGTTACCTGTTATCTATAGAGATGTTTTCGAACAAattgaaaaagaaaaagatgaagaaaaaaataaaaaaccttatgataaaatacttgataaaaatgcattcttaaaaaagaaaaaagaatatatcaaaaatgTCTTTTCTCCTAGTACAGATATCGACAAAACTACATCACAAGAATCATTATCAAGTGATCCAActcaaaatataaagaaaaaaaataaattcGATTTTATGAATGAAACTAATGAATTAAAAGTTGGTAGAAATGttataaattataagaaGAGATctaaaataaacaaaaaaaagagaaagGACAAATCTCCAAAGGAAGctaataaaaaaaatgaagacGCTCCATAA
- a CDS encoding hypothetical protein (conserved Plasmodium protein, unknown function): MATILTMQFPSSDVQFPSSDEEDEDYFVDEEDDDNDNDNDNNNNNNNDNIDEHNNNRKSKRKKRKGRSKDIKDTIKKSIIKEKIEKTYKDINLEYEKLYTHESNIRNGDFLLQFHKKDPQIGKNNNSIDKLYNHINKYCSIEQDNKNIKSDNQQNDNNLINKYPDDYSDHYITIKEYKKKSRNDTYVKEMHNNYLVKNALESFYDNNSIHVEKKYMYAGKIYTIKKKIEKTSASYKRYLKTQDKINIGGNFTNIDKLIQNIQEEKQINTIDKSSEDWKQYKLINLVDDDKLKKNQNYLENKFFEENVERRVYENKIKKLHK; encoded by the coding sequence aTGGCAACTATCCTTACGATGCAATTTCCTTCATCTGATGTGCAATTTCCTTCATCTGATGAGGAAGATGAAGATTATTTTGTAGATGAAGAggatgatgataatgataatgataatgataataataataataataataatgacaatattgatgaacataataataataggAAGAgtaaaaggaaaaaaagaaaaggaCGTTCTAAAGATATTAAGgatacaataaaaaaatcaatcataaaagaaaagatagaaaaaacatataaagatattaatttagaatatgaaaaattatatactCATGAATCAAATATTAGAAATGGagattttttattacaGTTTCATAAAAAAGATCCACAGATTGgtaagaataataattcaatagataaattatataatcatataaataaatattgttCTATTGAAcaagataataaaaatataaaaagtgACAATCaacaaaatgataataatcttataaataaatatccAGATGATTATTCAGATCattatattactattaaagaatataaaaaaaaatctaGAAATGATACATATGTTAAAGAAATGcataataattatcttGTTAAGAATGCACTTGAAAGtttttatgataataattctatacatgttgaaaaaaaatatatgtatgccggtaaaatatatactattaaaaaaaaaattgaaaaaacATCAGCATCttataaaagatatttaaaaacacaagataaaattaatatagGAGGAAATTTTACTAATATTGATAAACTCatacaaaatatacaagaagaaaaacaaattaataCAATAGATAAGTCATCAGAAGACTGGaaacaatataaattaattaatctagtagatgatgataaactcaaaaaaaatcaaaactatctagaaaataaattcttTGAAGAAAATGTGGAAAGGAGAgtatatgaaaataaaattaaaaaattacacaaatga
- a CDS encoding UDP-N-acetyl glucosamine:UMP antiporter gives MKDTNSSSVINRSRYKIKDSDLDDNQMNANDHKIHNNNDNNYKGEKINYDIKEKGEELKTIDMNNAFIKIMLFIILTFHSILYFFLIRIKKSENINYKFKNENIIFITEIVKFLISFFFFFREHKFSIILVYKSIKEIITKRRLYIVCLIIPSLLYYFQNIFFYISLANIPTPVFQLLYQFRILTVIIFSFIILKKKISYSQKISVLFLFLSLACLKDYNINDNGHTISYNKESRTNSSYHDIITNNYFLLKDFLFPRMKKNIWSKRNIHLDNFNNKIVNINNFLIPYLFDHITQKKKKNIFQNIINQKSIQNENNKFYDHRMNLIYKNRDRAGNISPGYEKLEYNKKDTTIPNNNNNNNMKNKKNYYNIYSNMYYNFYQHRKYKIYKYLMNYKKLSINNIRHNMKRYPNFFIGLVTTFLSTLTSGFSSVFLEFLYKKYAYSFWFQNMCLAFFTIIFSYFIKNFDFYVFFKNFKKKKKEKKKLIYDDEQNDTIIKNKNENENKNNKINNNNNNSSSSSSSSSSSSTHIHHNNIKHLDSNFFLFYIIKNFFFQHFNSLGEFLYLSLLIILNSIGGILIAIFIKYSGSVSRFFVTPVSMLFNIYISSIYFKDFHCTFSFFISLIFVSFSLYFYFI, from the coding sequence atgaaaGATACTAATTCGTCAAGTGTTATAAACAGAAGtagatataaaattaaagatAGTGACCTAGATGATAATCAAATGAATGCAAATGATcataaaatacataataataatgataataattataaaggagaaaaaataaattatgataTTAAAGAGAAAGGGGAAGAGTTGAAAACAATAGATATGAACAATGCGTTTATTAAGATAatgttatttattatattaacattTCATTCgatattatatttttttttaataagaataaaaaagagtgagaatataaattataaatttaaaaatgaaaatataatatttattacaGAGATTGTAAAGTTTcttatatctttttttttcttctttagAGAACATAAATTTAGTATTATATTAGTTTATAAAAGTATAAAggaaataataacaaaaagaagattatatatagtatGTTTGATAATACCAAgtcttttatattattttcaaaatatatttttttatatatctttagCAAATATACCTACTCCTGTATTTCAGTTATTATATCAATTTAGAATATTGACAGTTATTATATTTagttttattatattaaaaaaaaaaattagtTATTCTCAAAAGATATCTgtattgtttttatttttatcattgGCATGTTTAAAagattataatataaatgataatgGTCATAcaatatcatataataagGAATCTAGAACAAATTCTTCATATCATGACATTATAActaataattattttttattaaaggactttttatttcctcgtatgaaaaaaaatatttggtctaaaagaaatatacatttagataattttaataataaaattgttAATATTAACAATTTTCTGATACCTTACTTGTTTGATCATAttacacaaaaaaaaaaaaaaaacatatttcaaaatataataaatcaGAAGTCTATTCAAAATGAGAACAATAAATTTTATGATCATAGAATGAAtctaatatataagaatagAGATAGAGCAGGAAATATATCACCAGGGTATGAAAAATTAGAATATAACAAGAAGGATACAACTATTcctaataataataataataataatatgaagaataagaagaattattataatatatatagtaatatgtattataatttttatcaacataggaaatacaaaatttataaatatcttatgaactacaaaaaattatccattaataatataagaCATAATATGAAGAGATATCCAAATTTCTTTATAGGTTTAGTCACTACTTTTTTATCAACTCTTACCAGTGGATTTTCTAGTGTCTTTTTAGAATTTCTCTACAAAAAATATGCATATTCTTTTTGGTTTCAAAATATGTGCTTAGCATTTTTTACTATCATATTTAGttattttatcaaaaattttgatttttatgtattttttaaaaattttaaaaaaaaaaaaaaagaaaaaaaaaaattaatatatgatgatgaaCAGAATGATActataataaaaaataaaaatgaaaatgaaaataaaaataacaaaataaataataataataataatagtagtagtagtagtagtagtagtagtagtagtagtacacatattcatcataataatataaaacatttagatagtaatttttttttattttatataataaaaaattttttttttcaacaTTTTAATTCACTTGGagaatttttatatttatccttattaataattttaaatagTATTGGAGGTATTTTAATTGCgatttttataaaatattctGGTAGTGTGTCCAGATTTTTTGTTACACCTGTTAGTATgttatttaatatttatatttcatctatttattttaaagaTTTTCATTGTaccttttctttttttatatcattaatatttgtatctttttccttatatttctatttcatataa
- a CDS encoding putative DNA mismatch repair protein MSH6 has protein sequence MVDPKRDNTSASSNKKQSSILSFFKCNEEKTNKASSLMEINNKAHEKEKSSEEKNRMNSKNKSEKEILGANKKINVLDMFLSKGEMHNNTKIIDNINKEGINGDISCTNKNMNVNESDKMNNLFLDEENIERSRRNSSDSNVHNNNICDYISKNDSCDIKTNGCNNNVEGLDEESKYQNMVHNKMVEGKNYLDNIESSTEDDIIIKKKRKIILDSASENECIEEKKNNINKNTGSVDNKLTNLLYEPNKEIDNNLLLLDNNINNIKKCIEKRKGDDSKKSQELDSLRNKYLNLPISITNDKFRLYIEHYFLYCNTFEFPKWIQPQYIRDINLRSPDHPDYDSTTIWTPPPDHKWAIEYKQAHYTPGMQQFWKIKSKNFDKIIFFKMGRFYEIFYIDACLMHTICSLNWMSGEHKPHLGFPEQSLHFYAKKVINSGHKVVVIEQMETPKELEQRNKESIGPKDKAIKREINEIYTKGTILHDNMLSAETKYLVCFYFDEIENVTNDDNMTNDDKMKGDNNMRSDDNITSDDNITNDDNNNNNNNMKHNNSSYNISLYDNKSKCNFGFVVSDIATSYIAVGYCNDDESRIVLRTILAQLCPAEILYCSKNINKEVLSIFKNIPTSPELTCLNNFPNIISSFDEINKYFENIPPNLDIYKEQSSVICAFGGFIVYLRSLLLDKKIFRFCKIENYDLFKRENYMVLDATALKHLEILETQSGDTKNSLYDYVNKTCTNFGARNLRRWICSPLLDCEKIKERLDVVDFLKNNEQVLSLIRLKLRKLPDIERLLNKICIQASQSERGAVFFDNVVNTKLKEFVTFLNAFKEIDSMLIDVNRMERDGELPSRLFQICNTPDTYKDNLKGSYPNIGLITNEFLEKIYFDGDKEYKPAEGCDEDIDKINEKEKNVEHKLNNVLEHMKAQLKISTLKFVHAKFKYEVECPDNIPKSFLKNVEITSAKKGYVRIHNDEIKSLVEKLEDIEQEKKDAIYPFFQKLFHLFYAHYEKYVSACRLIAELDCLQSFAYVVLNTSFPLTRPILHPMHSKKGEEKTPFLILEDNIHPVVAMLMPNFISNNIYMGCDKENQSTLLLTGPNMGGKSTLLRQTAISVILAQIGAFVPCTYCELTIVDKIFTRLGSSDNLFEGKSTFLVELEDISNLLKQSTKYSLAILDELGRGTSSFDGTAIALSTLEQISDVIKCRCIFSTHYHLLVEEVKHNKNISNYHMSLSIDDEQEKIIFLYKFIKGVCPKSFGIHIAKLAGLPKEIIDLAHEKSLLFENVTDEFCKIIKYKNITRSLLNQDADEQLVTIFHKYKKEFA, from the exons ATGGTTGATCCAAAAAGAGATAACACAAGTGCGTCATCGAACAAAAAACAGTCCTCCATTTTAAGTTTCTTTAAATGCaatgaagaaaaaacaaataaagCTTCTTCACTAATggaaataaataacaaggcacatgaaaaagaaaaaagtaGTGAGGAGAAGAACCGAATGAATTCTAAGAATAAAAgtgaaaaagaaattttaggggcaaataaaaaaataaatgtgTTGGATATGTTTTTGTCAAAAGGAGAAATGCATAATAAcacaaaaataatagataatataaataaggAGGGAATTAATGGAGATATATCATgtacaaataaaaatatgaatgtGAATGAAAGTgataaaatgaataatcTTTTTCTTGATGAAGAGAATATAGAAAGAAGCAGAAGAAATTCTAGTGATAGTAAtgttcataataataacatttGTGATTATATTTCTAAGAATGATAGTTGTGATATTAAAACAAATGgttgtaataataatgtagAAGGTTTAGATGAGGAGAGTAAGTATCAAAATATGgttcataataaaatggTAGAAGGTAAGAACTATTTAGATAATATAGAATCTAGCACAGAAGatgatataattataaaaaagaaaaggaaaataattttaGATAGTGCAAGTGAAAACGAATGtatagaagaaaaaaagaataatataaataaaaatactGGTAGTGtagataataaattaactaatttattatatgaacCTAATAAAGAgattgataataatttattattattagataataatataaataatataaaaaaatgtattgaaaaaagaaaaggaGATGATAGTAAAAAATCACAAGAATTAGATTCtttaagaaataaatatttaaatttacCTATTAGTATAACAAATGATAAATTCagattatatatagaacattattttttatattgtaatACATTTGAATTTCCTAAGTGGATACAACCACAATATATAAGAGATATAAATCTAAGAAGTCCAGATCATCCAGATTATGATTCCACAACTATATGGACCCCACCACCTGATCATAAATGGGCGATAGAATATAAACAAGCACATTATACTCCAGGTATGCAACAATTTTGGAAGataaaatcaaaaaattttgataaaattatattttttaaaatggGAAGATTTTATGAAATCTTTTATATAGATGCATGTTTAATGCATACAATATGTTCTTTAAATTGGATGAGTGGAGAACATAAACCACATTTAGGATTTCCAGAACAATCTTTACATTTTTATGCTAAAAAAGTTATTAACAGTGGTCATAAAGTAGTTGTCATTGAGCAAATGGAAACACCAAAGGAATTAGAACAAAGAAATAAAGAATCTATAGGTCCAAAAGATAAAGCAATAAAAAGAGAGATCAACGAAATATATACAAAGGGAACTATTTTGCATGATAATATGTTGAGTGCTGAAACGAAATATTTGGTATGTTTTTACTTTGATGAAATTGAAAATGTGAcaaatgatgataatatgacaaatgatgataaaatgaaaggtgataataatatgagaagtgatgataatataacaagtgatgataatataacaaatgatgataataataataataataataatatgaaacataataatagtagttataatatatcCCTTTATGATAACAAAAGCAAATGCAACTTTGGTTTTGTTGTTAGTGATATTGCTACTTCTTATATTGCAGTTGGATATTGTAATGATGACGAATCACGAATTGTTCTTAGAACCATATTAGCTCAATTATGTCCTGcagaaatattatattgctctaaaaatataaataaagaagttttatcaatatttaaaaacatTCCTACATCTCCAGAATTAACTtgtttaaataattttccAAACATTATTAGTTCATTtgatgaaataaataaatacttTGAAAACATACCACCTAatttagatatatataaagaacAAAGTAGTGTCATATGTGCTTTTGGTGGGTTCATTGTTTATTTAAGATCTTTACTTTTagacaaaaaaatatttagaTTCTGTAAAATTGAAAACTATGATCTTTTCAAAAGAGAAAATTATATGGTTCTAGATGCTACAGCTTTAAAACATCTAGAAATTTTAGAAACACAATCAGGTGATACCAAGAATTCTTTATATgattatgtaaataaaacatGTACAAATTTTGGTGCAAGGAATTTAAGGAGATGGATCTGTAGTCCATTATTAGATTGTgagaaaataaaagaacGTTTAGATGTAGTTGATTTCTTAAAAAACAATGAACAAGTTTTGTCACTTATAAGATTGAAACTAAGAAAATTACCTGACATAGAAAgattattaaataaaatatgtatacaaGCTTCACAAAGTGAAAGAGGAGCtgttttttttgataatgTTGTAAATACcaaattaaaagaatttGTTACTTTTCTTAATGCATTCAAAGAAATCGATTCTATGTTAATAGATGTAAATAGAATGGAAAGAGATGGAGAATTACCTAGTCGCCTCTTCCAAATTTGTAATACACCTGATACatataaagataatttAAAAGGTTCTTATCCAAATATAGGATTAATAACAAATGAatttttagaaaaaatttatttcGATGGAgataaagaatataaacCAGCAGAAGGATGTGATGAAGATATTGATAAAATTAatgaaaaggaaaaaaatgtagaacataaattaaataatgttTTAGAACATATGAAAGCacaattaaaaatatcTACCTTAAAATTTGTACATGcaaaatttaaatatgaaGTTGAATGTCCAGATAATATACCaaaatcatttttaaaaaatgttgaAATTACATCAGCAAAAAAAGGTTATGTTCGTATACATAATGATGAAATTAAATCTTTAGTTGAGAAACTAGAAGATATTgaacaagaaaaaaaagatgcTATATATCCATTCTTTCAAAAATTGTTCCATTTATTTTATGCTCATTATGAGAAATATGTCTCTGCATGTAGATTAATAGCAGAACTTGATTGTTTACAGTCTTTTGCTTATGTGGTCTTGAATACGTCTTTTCCTTTAACTCGTCCCATACTACACCCTATGCATTCTAAAAAG GGAGAGGAAAAGACGCCCTTTTTAATTTTGGAAGATAACATCCATCCTGTGGTTGCCATGTTAATGCCGAATTTTATTTCGaacaatatttatatggGATGTGATAAAGAAAATCAATCTACATTATTATTGACAGGTCCTAATATGGGTGGTAAAAGTACCTTATTACGTCAAACAGCTATTTCAGTAATATTAGCACAAATAGGTGCATTTGTCCCTTGCACTTATTGTGAATTAACAATTGtagataaaatatttactCGTTTAGGTTCTAGtgataatttatttgaaGGGAAAAGTACATTCTTAGTAGAATTAGAAGATATTTCTAACTTATTAAAACAAAGTACTAAATATAGTCTAGCTATATTAGATGAATTAGGTCGAGGTACTTCTTCTTTTGATGGTACTGCAATTGCATTATCAACATTAGAACAAATATCTGATGTTATAAAATGTAGATGTATATTTTCAACacattatcatttattagTCGAAGAAGTcaaacataataaaaatatttcaaattATCATATGAGCTTAAGTATTGATGATgaacaagaaaaaattatatttttatataaatttattaaagGTGTATGTCCTAAATCGTTTGGTATACATATAGCCAAATTAGCTGGACTACCTAAAGAAATTATTGACTTAGCTCATGAAAAATCTTTATTGTTTGAAAATGTTACAGATGAATTCtgtaaaattattaaatataaaaatataactCGATCCTTATTAAATCAAGATGCTGATGAACAACTAGTAACCatatttcataaatataaaaaggaattcgcataa